A region from the Deltaproteobacteria bacterium genome encodes:
- the dnaA gene encoding chromosomal replication initiator protein DnaA, with protein sequence MTDEIWGKSLGIIQERLSQQAFNTWFKPIKHASASGDSFAIKVPNKFFENWIRDNYMELIQSALREVSDKEFDISFLMSEERGEREKSAAAVEEQSAVQSRQKNQKNLYGLNPRYTFDTFVVGDSNQFSHAASLAVAEHPGATYNPLFIYADAGLGKTHLLNAIGHYYGNKNTEAKICYIRAESFMNELINGIRYDKMNDFREKYRSMDLLLIDDIQFIAGKERTQEEFFHTFNALYESHKQIVVASDCFPKNIPDLDNRLRSRFEWGLIADIQPPDTETKVAILRKKADSNNINLPNDVAFFLASNVHSNIRELEGVFNRLCAFSSLNRTEISIDFAKEVLKDFLAKRDKHLNVDYIQKTVASFFNLKVAELKSKKRKKVIAFPRQIAMYLSRELTSESYPEIGHKFGGRDHSTVIHAVAKISELIKTDPYTKNAVDALSSSLKH encoded by the coding sequence ATGACTGACGAAATTTGGGGAAAAAGTCTGGGGATTATTCAGGAAAGATTGAGCCAGCAGGCCTTTAATACCTGGTTTAAACCTATCAAGCATGCTAGCGCTTCCGGTGACAGCTTCGCCATAAAGGTTCCTAATAAATTCTTCGAGAACTGGATCAGAGACAACTACATGGAGCTCATCCAGAGTGCCTTGAGAGAAGTTTCCGATAAGGAGTTCGATATCTCTTTCCTTATGAGCGAAGAGAGGGGAGAGAGGGAGAAAAGTGCCGCTGCCGTCGAGGAACAGAGCGCCGTCCAATCTCGCCAAAAAAATCAGAAGAATCTTTACGGATTAAATCCGAGATACACCTTCGATACCTTTGTCGTCGGTGACAGCAACCAGTTCTCTCATGCCGCATCCCTTGCCGTTGCGGAACATCCCGGAGCGACTTATAACCCGCTTTTTATCTATGCCGACGCAGGGCTTGGCAAAACCCATCTTCTCAATGCCATCGGCCATTATTACGGTAATAAGAATACTGAAGCCAAAATCTGCTATATTCGTGCCGAATCCTTTATGAATGAACTCATTAACGGCATCAGGTACGACAAGATGAACGACTTCAGGGAAAAATACAGGAGTATGGACCTGCTCCTCATTGATGACATTCAGTTTATTGCAGGAAAGGAGAGGACGCAGGAAGAGTTTTTTCATACCTTCAACGCCCTTTATGAGTCACACAAGCAGATCGTTGTTGCCAGTGACTGCTTTCCCAAAAACATACCTGATCTCGACAACAGGCTAAGGTCGAGGTTCGAATGGGGCCTTATTGCCGATATTCAGCCGCCCGATACGGAAACGAAAGTTGCCATACTGAGGAAAAAGGCCGATTCAAACAATATTAACCTTCCCAACGATGTGGCTTTCTTTCTGGCAAGTAACGTTCACTCCAACATCAGGGAACTGGAAGGGGTCTTTAACCGGCTTTGCGCCTTCTCGTCTCTCAACAGGACGGAAATAAGCATCGATTTTGCCAAGGAAGTGCTGAAAGATTTTCTCGCTAAAAGAGACAAACACCTGAATGTCGATTATATTCAGAAAACAGTAGCCTCCTTTTTTAACCTCAAGGTGGCCGAACTTAAATCGAAAAAAAGAAAAAAGGTCATTGCTTTTCCCAGGCAGATCGCCATGTATCTGTCAAGGGAACTGACGAGTGAATCATACCCTGAGATAGGCCACAAATTCGGTGGAAGAGATCATTCAACGGTTATTCATGCCGTTGCAAAAATTAGTGAATTAATTAAAACTGATCCATATACAAAAAATGCCGTCGATGCTCTGTCGAGCAGTCTAAAGCATTAA
- the dnaN gene encoding DNA polymerase III subunit beta codes for MEIVIEKNTFLKALQIIQSIVEKRNTMPILANALIRTGHDSIDIVATDLEVGIKESVPAEVRSEGVMTVSARKLFEIVKELPMESLTLKKKENNWIEIVSGKALFNMVGIDPEDFPSFPSCDDVKLMEISDDILKDMIDKTAVAISSDETRYNLNGAFLEGTEAGKVRLVATDGHRLALTERELDKGDVALGEEGYIIPRKGVQEFRKLMEESDGSVQLGFKDNRAILKKGDKIIVVRLIEGEFPDYRQVIPSSRDNVIKINRVEFIKSLRRISILSDEKTKGVKFEFSADNLVVSTTNPGLGEAKEELGIDYNGNDIAVGFNARYVLDFLNVMAEEDVTIYIADELSAAVMRDGSRDDYTAIVMPMRT; via the coding sequence ATGGAAATCGTTATTGAAAAAAACACCTTTTTAAAAGCGCTGCAAATTATTCAAAGTATCGTGGAAAAACGTAACACCATGCCTATTCTTGCCAACGCCCTCATAAGAACGGGCCATGATTCCATTGACATCGTTGCCACCGACCTTGAGGTGGGGATTAAAGAATCCGTGCCTGCCGAGGTAAGGAGTGAAGGGGTAATGACCGTATCGGCAAGAAAGCTCTTTGAAATCGTCAAGGAACTCCCCATGGAGAGCCTTACGCTAAAGAAGAAGGAGAACAACTGGATAGAGATCGTTTCGGGCAAGGCCCTTTTTAACATGGTCGGTATCGATCCTGAAGATTTCCCCTCCTTCCCCTCCTGTGACGACGTAAAGCTCATGGAGATAAGTGACGACATTTTGAAGGACATGATTGACAAAACGGCCGTGGCTATTTCTTCCGATGAGACGAGATACAATCTTAACGGCGCTTTTCTTGAAGGGACGGAAGCGGGCAAGGTAAGGCTTGTTGCCACAGACGGACACAGGCTTGCCCTTACTGAAAGGGAACTGGACAAGGGGGACGTGGCGCTTGGTGAAGAGGGGTACATCATTCCGAGAAAAGGCGTCCAGGAATTCAGAAAGCTTATGGAAGAATCGGATGGTTCCGTTCAGCTTGGCTTTAAGGACAACCGCGCCATATTGAAAAAGGGTGACAAGATCATTGTTGTTAGGCTTATCGAGGGAGAGTTTCCCGATTACAGGCAGGTCATTCCCAGTTCCAGGGATAATGTTATCAAGATCAACAGGGTTGAATTTATTAAAAGCCTCAGAAGAATTTCCATCCTTTCCGATGAAAAGACGAAAGGGGTAAAGTTTGAATTCAGTGCTGACAATCTTGTTGTATCGACAACCAATCCCGGTCTTGGCGAGGCCAAGGAGGAACTGGGAATCGATTATAACGGCAATGATATTGCGGTAGGTTTTAACGCAAGGTATGTCCTCGATTTTCTGAACGTTATGGCTGAAGAGGATGTGACCATATATATTGCCGATGAACTGAGCGCGGCAGTGATGAGAGACGGTTCACGGGATGACTACACGGCCATTGTTATGCCTATGAGGACATGA
- the recF gene encoding DNA replication/repair protein RecF, whose product MITDLKIEHFRNYRQEKVSFKKGINVFLGKNGQGKTNLLEAVYVLGMLSSFRKTEAESLIREGESSFSIEGFFADDEASVLAVEKGLKGWKKIETDGCECVKKSDYIGRIKMVVFSPDEMELIQGSPDVRRKYLDRTYFHVTRSHLKNLKLYKRILTQRNLLLKRGLFKVQELDIWSERLAHAGAKVVEGRYDLVNIINRKLEIEQPFAKRDKISLNYLEKGKSDIRKKDEPGERLLDKLYRVRAEEIARKMTLVGPHRDDVEITINGEKARSFSSRGEMRSILLALKAAEVEIFRNVSSVKPLVMLDDVASELDIDRRRSLLDYLRHKGEQVLITTTEAENLPLMDREKRNIFKVHEGKILH is encoded by the coding sequence ATGATAACCGATCTGAAGATAGAGCATTTCAGGAATTACAGGCAGGAAAAGGTAAGTTTTAAAAAAGGGATCAACGTTTTTCTCGGTAAAAACGGACAGGGCAAGACCAATCTTCTTGAGGCCGTCTACGTGCTGGGTATGCTATCGTCTTTCAGGAAGACGGAAGCAGAGAGTCTCATCAGGGAGGGGGAAAGTTCTTTTTCAATTGAAGGTTTTTTTGCCGATGACGAAGCATCGGTGCTGGCCGTTGAAAAGGGGCTGAAGGGCTGGAAAAAGATTGAAACCGACGGTTGTGAATGCGTAAAAAAGTCGGACTACATCGGCAGGATAAAGATGGTTGTTTTTTCTCCCGACGAGATGGAACTCATCCAGGGTTCGCCCGATGTGAGAAGAAAATATCTGGACAGGACTTATTTTCACGTAACGCGCAGTCATCTGAAAAACCTGAAGCTCTACAAGAGGATCCTGACGCAGCGAAACCTGCTTTTAAAAAGAGGCCTCTTTAAAGTGCAGGAACTCGATATCTGGAGTGAAAGGCTTGCTCATGCCGGGGCAAAAGTTGTTGAAGGAAGATACGACCTGGTTAACATTATCAACAGAAAGCTTGAAATTGAACAGCCTTTTGCTAAAAGGGATAAAATCAGCCTTAACTACCTGGAAAAAGGAAAGTCGGATATAAGGAAAAAGGATGAGCCCGGAGAGAGGCTTTTGGACAAGCTTTACAGGGTGAGAGCGGAAGAGATTGCCAGAAAGATGACCCTCGTCGGACCTCACAGGGATGACGTGGAAATCACCATTAACGGTGAAAAGGCAAGGTCCTTCAGCTCCAGGGGGGAGATGAGAAGCATTCTTCTTGCCCTGAAGGCGGCGGAAGTCGAAATATTCAGGAATGTATCTTCAGTCAAACCGCTCGTTATGCTCGATGACGTGGCATCCGAACTGGATATAGACAGAAGGCGGTCACTGCTCGACTACCTGAGGCACAAAGGCGAGCAGGTGCTTATAACGACAACAGAGGCGGAAAACCTGCCCCTCATGGACAGGGAAAAAAGAAATATTTTTAAGGTCCATGAAGGGAAAATACTACATTAA
- the gyrB gene encoding DNA topoisomerase (ATP-hydrolyzing) subunit B — translation MTAKTDYGAEKIKVLEGLEAVRMRPAMYIGSTGPAGLHHLVYEIVDNSVDESLAGFCSDINVTIHIDNSITVEDNGRGIPVDTHKGENKPAAEVVMTVLHAGGKFDSSTYKVSGGLHGVGASVVNALSECLELEVRRNGQVYHQKYVRGDKQTELEVTGTTKKTGTKVMFKPDSTIFEQTEFSFDTLSQRLRELAFLNKGLRIVLDDERTEKTNEFKYDGGIISFVSHLNRNRSVINKEPIYIEGEKDEIIMEIALQYNDGYSEQLFTFANNINTHEGGTHLSGFKAALTRTVNSYATANNLLKNVKENLTGDDIREGLTGVISVKIPEPQFEGQTKTKLGNSEVKGLVETMVNEKLGTFFEENPAVAKKTIEKSIDAARAREAARKAKELTRRKGALEVSSLPGKLADCQEKDPALSELYIVEGDSAGGSAKQGRDRKNQAILPLKGKILNVEKARFDKMLGSDEIRVLITALGCGIGKDDFDIARLRYHKIIIMTDADVDGSHIRTLLLTFFYRHMVEIVERGYLYIAQPPLYKIKKGKSETYLKDDAALEDHLIGGGVEGVKVTSGKGTSTGAKLAATIKKMVTLGKILEHIEKRKKDRYVVEALVMGTSLKRLSSKEEIESALEKIEAYIKKYYDQERHIESVISHDEEHNCFKVEIDSRASGVTYRTVIDTEFLGSADFSETKKLAQDIGALGLPPFKAEMESDTKSKHLANCQALVELVMEQGKKGFYIQRYKGLGEMNPDQLWETTMDPESRTLLQAKVEDTVAADEMFTVLMGDQVEPRKHFIETNALSARNLDV, via the coding sequence ATGACAGCAAAGACAGATTACGGTGCGGAAAAAATCAAGGTTCTTGAGGGACTGGAAGCGGTCAGGATGCGACCGGCCATGTATATTGGAAGCACAGGCCCGGCAGGTCTTCATCATCTCGTCTACGAAATTGTGGATAACAGCGTCGATGAATCGCTGGCCGGTTTTTGCAGCGATATAAACGTAACCATACATATCGACAACAGCATTACCGTAGAAGATAACGGAAGGGGCATCCCTGTCGATACACACAAAGGTGAAAACAAGCCCGCTGCCGAGGTCGTTATGACCGTCCTCCATGCAGGCGGAAAGTTCGACAGTTCCACCTACAAGGTTTCCGGTGGTCTTCATGGTGTCGGGGCGTCGGTTGTTAATGCCCTGTCCGAATGCCTCGAGCTTGAAGTGAGAAGAAACGGTCAGGTCTATCACCAGAAATATGTAAGAGGTGACAAGCAAACGGAACTGGAGGTAACGGGCACAACGAAAAAGACGGGAACCAAGGTTATGTTCAAGCCTGATTCCACCATCTTCGAGCAGACGGAATTCAGTTTTGATACGCTTTCACAGCGGCTAAGAGAGCTTGCTTTTTTAAACAAGGGCCTCAGGATCGTTCTTGATGATGAAAGGACGGAGAAGACAAACGAATTTAAATATGACGGCGGAATTATCTCCTTCGTATCGCACCTTAACAGGAACAGGAGCGTCATTAATAAAGAGCCCATCTATATTGAAGGTGAAAAAGATGAAATTATCATGGAAATCGCCCTTCAGTACAATGACGGCTACAGCGAGCAGCTTTTTACCTTTGCAAACAACATTAACACCCATGAAGGAGGAACGCATCTGAGTGGTTTCAAGGCGGCCCTTACGAGGACCGTCAACAGCTATGCCACTGCAAACAACCTGCTTAAAAATGTTAAAGAGAATCTGACAGGTGATGATATCAGGGAAGGGCTTACCGGCGTTATCAGCGTAAAAATCCCCGAGCCCCAGTTCGAGGGACAGACTAAAACCAAGCTTGGCAACAGTGAGGTCAAAGGCCTTGTGGAAACCATGGTCAATGAAAAGCTGGGTACCTTCTTTGAAGAGAACCCGGCTGTGGCAAAGAAAACCATTGAAAAATCCATTGATGCGGCAAGGGCAAGAGAGGCGGCGCGAAAGGCGAAGGAGCTGACAAGGCGCAAGGGCGCCCTTGAGGTGAGTTCACTGCCGGGAAAACTGGCTGATTGCCAGGAAAAAGATCCGGCGCTGAGCGAACTTTACATCGTCGAGGGTGACTCTGCCGGCGGTTCGGCCAAGCAGGGAAGGGACAGGAAAAATCAGGCCATTCTTCCCCTTAAGGGTAAGATCCTCAATGTGGAAAAGGCCCGTTTTGACAAGATGCTCGGAAGTGATGAAATCAGGGTTCTCATTACGGCTCTTGGCTGCGGCATAGGAAAGGACGATTTTGACATTGCCAGGCTGAGGTATCACAAGATCATTATCATGACCGATGCCGATGTGGACGGTTCCCATATCAGGACGCTCCTTTTGACCTTCTTCTACCGGCACATGGTGGAGATCGTTGAACGTGGCTATCTTTATATTGCACAGCCTCCGCTTTATAAAATAAAAAAAGGAAAAAGCGAGACCTATCTGAAAGATGATGCCGCACTGGAAGACCACCTCATCGGTGGAGGTGTAGAGGGGGTCAAGGTGACAAGCGGCAAGGGGACTTCCACAGGCGCAAAACTGGCGGCAACGATCAAGAAGATGGTTACGCTCGGTAAAATTCTCGAACATATTGAAAAGAGGAAAAAAGATCGTTATGTTGTAGAGGCCCTTGTCATGGGTACGTCACTTAAAAGACTCAGTTCTAAAGAAGAAATAGAGAGCGCCCTTGAAAAAATCGAAGCTTATATCAAGAAATACTATGATCAGGAGCGGCATATAGAATCCGTCATCAGTCATGATGAAGAGCATAACTGTTTTAAGGTAGAGATCGATTCCAGGGCAAGCGGCGTTACTTACAGGACCGTTATAGATACGGAATTTCTTGGTTCAGCCGATTTTTCAGAGACGAAAAAACTCGCCCAGGACATAGGCGCTCTCGGCCTTCCCCCCTTTAAGGCGGAAATGGAATCAGATACAAAAAGCAAGCATCTTGCCAACTGCCAGGCCCTGGTGGAACTCGTTATGGAGCAAGGGAAAAAAGGCTTTTATATTCAGCGCTACAAAGGTCTCGGTGAGATGAATCCCGACCAACTCTGGGAAACGACGATGGACCCTGAATCGAGAACACTTCTTCAGGCGAAAGTGGAAGATACTGTTGCGGCAGACGAAATGTTTACCGTTCTTATGGGAGATCAGGTCGAACCGAGGAAGCACTTTATTGAAACGAATGCGCTTAGCGCGAGAAACCTCGATGTATAA
- a CDS encoding ribonuclease J yields MDEVRIIPLGGLGEIGLNMMVMESGNEAMIIDCGLMFPEPHMPGIDIVIPDFSYLLNSDKKLAAIVLTHGHEDHIGGLPFFLRHLNAPIYGTSFTLGLVENKLEEHDLMGERKLIEVSAGDVCRAGPFEIKFLRICHSIPDGCALAIDTPAGLIVHSGDFKFDDAPADSKLADYEGLSACGDKGVLALLSDSTNVELKGNTGTEKSLEPNFSALFSEAGKKVFVALFSSNINRVQQIINTAEGSGRKVALIGRSLIRNTIIARERGYLKVKEATLIDVKEIKNYSPDKVAVLTTGSQGEPMSGLSLMTTGNYKQLSIEKGDRVILSSKTIPGNEKLVCNIINHLVRLGAEVFYDRIAHVHVTGHGQEEDLKKMISLVRPRFFIPIHGEARHLAKHIKLAKSMGIEEEKTIFAADGDVITLTGECVKAEGKVPSGRIFVDGKGVGDVKDIVLRDRMHLSKGGIVMALLAIDHASGAVASEPEIFSRGFIDAEEEEQIIGEAKREVSSYLDELAVEAKKEWSEVEAEIGRLLKRFFKKKMSRRPVIIPVVLEM; encoded by the coding sequence ATGGATGAAGTGAGGATCATCCCCCTGGGGGGGCTGGGAGAGATAGGCCTTAACATGATGGTTATGGAATCAGGTAATGAGGCTATGATCATAGACTGCGGTCTCATGTTTCCCGAACCTCATATGCCGGGTATCGATATTGTCATTCCCGATTTCAGCTACCTCCTTAACAGTGATAAAAAGCTTGCCGCCATCGTCCTGACGCACGGCCATGAAGACCACATCGGTGGGCTCCCCTTTTTTCTGCGCCACTTAAACGCCCCCATTTACGGAACCTCTTTTACGCTCGGTCTTGTGGAAAATAAACTGGAAGAGCATGACCTGATGGGAGAAAGAAAGCTTATTGAAGTCAGTGCCGGCGATGTTTGCCGGGCAGGTCCCTTTGAAATAAAATTTCTAAGGATTTGCCACTCCATTCCCGATGGCTGTGCCCTCGCCATCGATACGCCTGCTGGTCTCATTGTCCATTCGGGTGATTTCAAGTTTGACGATGCGCCGGCTGATTCGAAGCTTGCCGACTATGAAGGGTTGTCGGCATGCGGTGATAAGGGTGTGCTTGCTCTCCTTTCAGACAGTACGAATGTGGAATTGAAGGGAAATACGGGGACTGAAAAGAGTCTGGAACCGAATTTCAGCGCTCTCTTTAGTGAGGCCGGGAAAAAGGTTTTTGTCGCCCTTTTTTCTTCCAATATTAACCGGGTACAGCAGATAATTAACACTGCTGAAGGTTCGGGCAGAAAAGTGGCCCTCATCGGCAGAAGCCTTATAAGAAATACGATTATCGCCAGGGAGAGAGGTTACCTTAAGGTTAAGGAAGCGACATTAATTGATGTTAAGGAGATAAAAAATTATTCCCCTGATAAAGTTGCCGTGCTGACGACGGGGAGTCAGGGGGAGCCCATGTCGGGGTTGTCACTCATGACGACGGGCAACTATAAGCAACTGAGCATCGAAAAGGGTGACCGGGTAATTCTTTCTTCAAAGACCATCCCCGGCAATGAAAAACTTGTCTGCAATATAATCAATCATCTGGTGAGGCTCGGTGCAGAGGTCTTCTATGACAGGATAGCCCATGTTCATGTCACCGGCCACGGGCAGGAAGAAGACCTTAAAAAGATGATTTCTCTTGTGAGGCCCCGTTTCTTTATCCCCATTCATGGAGAAGCCAGGCATCTGGCAAAACACATAAAGCTGGCGAAGAGTATGGGGATTGAAGAAGAGAAAACGATTTTTGCTGCCGATGGCGATGTGATCACCCTTACCGGTGAGTGTGTGAAAGCAGAAGGTAAGGTTCCTTCGGGTCGTATCTTCGTTGACGGCAAAGGGGTGGGTGATGTAAAAGATATTGTGCTTAGAGACAGGATGCATCTCTCCAAAGGCGGAATTGTTATGGCCCTTCTTGCCATCGACCATGCAAGCGGAGCGGTGGCAAGTGAACCGGAAATCTTTTCGAGAGGCTTTATCGATGCGGAGGAAGAGGAACAGATTATCGGTGAAGCAAAGCGGGAAGTCTCATCCTACCTGGATGAACTTGCGGTAGAAGCAAAAAAGGAGTGGTCCGAAGTGGAGGCTGAAATAGGGCGGCTGCTTAAACGGTTTTTTAAAAAAAAGATGTCAAGGCGGCCTGTCATTATCCCTGTTGTTCTGGAAATGTAA
- a CDS encoding undecaprenyl-diphosphate phosphatase, giving the protein MTIIEALILGLVQGLTEFLPISSSGHLVIAKSIMGGVREPGILFEVLLHLGTLLAVLLFFRKDIIKLVLSLTLAGNLSDGERKEGRKMVLAVIAGTLPTVVIALLFKDIFEALFSSVKIVSLMLLITGLLLFLSDMVRDRKREKVSLKDALIIGIVQGAAIIPGISRSGSTIAAGLFMGINGEKAAKFSFLLSIPAILGAVVLHAKDISGLNNGHMIPYLAGVTAAAVSGFFSIKVLMKVVAGRRLKLFAFYCWTVGIIGLIYNL; this is encoded by the coding sequence ATGACGATAATTGAGGCCCTGATACTTGGCCTGGTGCAGGGACTGACGGAATTTCTTCCTATCAGCAGTTCGGGGCACCTGGTCATTGCAAAAAGCATTATGGGAGGAGTGAGAGAGCCGGGAATCCTCTTTGAGGTGCTTCTCCACCTGGGAACGCTTTTGGCGGTGCTCCTCTTTTTCAGGAAGGACATAATAAAGCTCGTCCTTTCACTTACTTTAGCCGGAAACTTAAGTGACGGGGAGCGTAAAGAAGGAAGAAAAATGGTTCTTGCCGTTATTGCAGGCACCCTTCCTACCGTTGTTATTGCGCTTCTCTTCAAAGATATCTTTGAAGCTCTTTTCAGCTCCGTAAAGATTGTTTCTCTCATGCTTCTCATCACAGGGCTGCTGCTTTTTCTTTCCGATATGGTGAGAGACAGAAAGAGGGAAAAGGTTAGCTTGAAAGATGCTCTCATTATAGGTATAGTTCAGGGTGCGGCTATCATTCCCGGTATTTCAAGATCAGGATCTACAATCGCTGCGGGGCTTTTTATGGGGATTAATGGGGAAAAAGCGGCAAAATTCTCTTTTCTTCTCTCCATTCCTGCTATACTGGGTGCGGTAGTCCTTCATGCAAAAGACATAAGTGGCCTCAATAATGGCCACATGATTCCTTATCTTGCGGGTGTTACGGCAGCAGCCGTGAGTGGTTTTTTCAGTATTAAGGTACTCATGAAGGTCGTTGCCGGAAGAAGGTTGAAACTCTTTGCCTTTTATTGCTGGACAGTAGGGATTATAGGGCTAATATATAACCTGTAA
- a CDS encoding DNA translocase FtsK 4TM domain-containing protein: MASKEKNSVNSHVEEISGLIIIALSLFYFMALVTYSPSDPSFNSYVSDSRGTDNLGGVVGAFISDISLQLFGLSSYILPAITLLAGIFLLVRKQIKIKEASKIAGLILLLLASSAFLSLLKTGSPIKGGGVTGDALSTILVAYLNYWGAYLFSALALVLSLILTTGISTVTFVKTLSSAISRILMTIYHSARNLLRKYLERRRRLKGTKSRIKKEEAKKKSSPTIIVEPMKSETSAKAKKESQESLPFMDLQPKDGLPLPSFSLLDAVEKKSRGIDKESIIMNSRILEKKLGDFGVDGEVHEVHPGPVITMYEFVPAPGVKVNKVVNLTDDLAMALSAISIRIVAPIPGKAVIGIEIPNKERETVFFKEILTSEGFERSHSMLSLALGKDIGGQPVVTDLARMPHLLVAGATGAGKSVSVNSMICSILYKATPNDVRFIMVDPKMLELSVYDGIPHLLLPVVTDPKKAALALRWTVSEMERRYQLLAETGVKNIISFNRLVEKNPVFTRKNEEGEEEEVTLEKLPYIVVVIDELADLMMVASKDVEECIMRLAQMARASGIHLILATQRPSVDVITGIIKANFPSRIAFQVSSKIDSRTILDSNGAENLLGSGDMLFLTPGASKIHRVHGAYISEAETHRIVNFLKKVGGKPAYDETILKPKAEENDDGYDDEYDEKYDEAVKIVCDIGTASISMIQRRMRIGYNRAARLIEKMEQEGIVGPSDGTSKGREVLISRV; the protein is encoded by the coding sequence ATGGCTTCAAAAGAGAAAAATTCGGTCAACTCCCATGTTGAAGAGATTTCAGGGCTCATCATCATTGCATTGTCGCTCTTTTACTTTATGGCCCTTGTCACCTATTCACCATCGGACCCTTCCTTTAACAGCTATGTAAGCGATTCCAGGGGAACGGATAACCTGGGAGGCGTGGTGGGCGCTTTTATCTCTGATATATCGCTCCAGCTTTTCGGCCTTTCATCATACATACTCCCTGCCATTACATTGCTGGCAGGCATATTTCTCCTTGTAAGAAAGCAGATCAAAATCAAGGAAGCGAGCAAAATTGCGGGGCTTATTCTTCTTCTGCTTGCCTCATCCGCCTTTTTGTCGCTTCTTAAAACAGGCAGCCCCATAAAGGGCGGAGGTGTAACGGGAGATGCCCTGTCGACCATTCTCGTGGCTTACCTCAATTACTGGGGGGCTTATCTTTTCAGCGCCCTGGCCCTGGTTCTTTCACTCATACTGACGACGGGCATATCGACTGTTACCTTTGTAAAAACCCTTTCTTCCGCTATTTCCAGGATTCTAATGACGATTTATCATTCGGCAAGAAACCTTTTGCGCAAATATCTGGAGAGGAGAAGAAGGCTTAAAGGGACAAAGAGCCGGATAAAGAAGGAAGAGGCCAAGAAGAAATCATCGCCTACCATTATTGTTGAGCCGATGAAGAGTGAAACATCGGCCAAGGCCAAAAAAGAGTCACAGGAATCGCTCCCTTTTATGGATCTCCAGCCAAAAGATGGATTGCCCCTTCCCTCCTTTTCTCTTCTCGATGCCGTGGAGAAGAAAAGCCGTGGGATAGACAAAGAGAGCATTATCATGAATTCGAGAATACTGGAGAAAAAACTGGGGGATTTCGGTGTCGACGGGGAGGTGCATGAAGTCCATCCCGGTCCGGTTATTACCATGTACGAGTTTGTGCCGGCACCGGGCGTTAAGGTGAATAAAGTCGTCAACCTTACCGATGATCTCGCCATGGCCCTTAGCGCTATCAGCATCAGGATCGTGGCGCCTATTCCGGGCAAGGCCGTTATCGGTATCGAGATTCCCAACAAGGAGAGAGAGACCGTATTTTTTAAGGAGATCCTTACTTCGGAAGGTTTTGAAAGGTCCCACTCCATGCTTTCCCTTGCACTCGGCAAGGATATTGGCGGACAACCCGTCGTGACAGACCTGGCCAGAATGCCCCACCTCCTGGTGGCAGGGGCCACGGGCGCCGGAAAAAGCGTATCTGTCAATTCCATGATATGCAGCATTTTATATAAGGCCACGCCCAATGACGTGCGGTTTATTATGGTAGACCCCAAGATGCTGGAACTTTCCGTTTATGACGGTATTCCCCATCTCCTATTGCCTGTTGTAACGGACCCGAAAAAAGCGGCCCTGGCACTCAGGTGGACAGTAAGCGAAATGGAGAGGCGTTACCAGCTTCTTGCTGAAACGGGTGTAAAAAATATAATCAGCTTCAACAGGCTCGTCGAGAAAAATCCCGTTTTCACCAGGAAGAATGAAGAGGGAGAAGAGGAAGAAGTCACACTGGAAAAACTCCCTTATATTGTTGTCGTCATCGATGAATTGGCCGATTTGATGATGGTCGCTTCAAAAGACGTGGAGGAGTGCATCATGAGGCTGGCCCAGATGGCCAGGGCCTCGGGCATCCACCTCATACTAGCTACTCAGCGGCCTTCCGTCGATGTCATTACCGGTATTATCAAGGCCAACTTTCCGTCGAGAATCGCCTTCCAGGTTTCTTCCAAGATCGATTCGAGGACCATCCTCGACAGTAACGGCGCTGAAAACCTTCTCGGTTCGGGAGATATGCTCTTTTTAACGCCCGGCGCTTCGAAGATACACAGGGTCCACGGCGCCTACATTTCGGAGGCCGAAACCCACCGCATCGTTAATTTTCTCAAAAAAGTGGGTGGAAAACCGGCATATGATGAAACGATCCTCAAGCCGAAAGCGGAGGAAAATGATGATGGCTATGATGATGAATATGATGAAAAGTACGATGAAGCCGTAAAAATTGTTTGTGACATAGGAACAGCCTCCATATCGATGATACAGCGAAGGATGAGAATCGGTTACAACAGGGCCGCAAGGCTCATAGAAAAGATGGAGCAGGAAGGTATTGTGGGACCGTCCGATGGAACAAGTAAAGGAAGAGAGGTGCTGATAAGCAGAGTATGA